In the genome of Cuculus canorus isolate bCucCan1 chromosome 28, bCucCan1.pri, whole genome shotgun sequence, one region contains:
- the SLC50A1 gene encoding sugar transporter SWEET1 isoform X1: protein MAPVLLATSCLACTLAMFGTGLSDLRQMWATKSVENIQFLPFLTTDVNNLSWLGYGCLKDDWTLITVNAIGAALQTLYILAFLYYSPAKRPVLLQTLLLLAVLATGYSYFTLLITDAQTRLARLGLFCSVFTITMYLSPLADLAKIVRTKSTRCLSFPLTVTTFLASTSWTLYGLQLRDLYIMVPNMPGVVTSVVRFWLFWWYPSSRDKPYRALPA from the exons ATGGCCCCGGTGCTGCTCGCCACCTCCTGCCTGGCCTGCACGCTCGCCATGTTCGGCACCGGGCT ATCCGATCTGCGCCAGATGTGGGCAACCAAGAGCGTGGAGAACATCCAGTTCCTGCCCTTCCTCACCACTGATGTCAA CAACCTGAGCTGGCTCGGCTACGGCTGCTTGAAGGACGATTGGACGCTCATCACCGTCAACGCCATCGGGGCAGCCCTGCAAACCCTCTACATCCTGGCGTTCCTCTACTACAGCCCTGCCAAG CGCCCCGTGCTGCTGCAgaccctgctgctcctggccgTGCTTGCCACCGGTTACAGCTACTTCACGCTCCTCATTACCGATGCACAGACGCGCCTGGCACGCCTGGGGCTCTTCTGCAGTGTCTTCACCATCACCATGTACCTCTCACCGCTGGCCGACCTG GCCAAGATTGTCCGGACTAAGTCGACGCGCTGCTTGTCCTTCCCCCTGACCGTCACCACCTTCTTGGCCTCCACCAGCTGGACACTGTACGGCCTACAGCTCCGGGACCTCTACATCATG GTCCCCAACATGCCGGGGGTCGTCACCAGCGTGGTGAGGTTCTGGCTTTTCTGGTGGTACCCATCGAGCCGGGATAAGCCCTACAGAGCCCTGCCCGCCTGA
- the EFNA1 gene encoding ephrin-A1 yields MERLGVSLALLGLACCWGAGAERHTVFWNSSNPRFLQNDYTVELRLNDYLDIICPHYEEGSADPRAMERYTLYLVELEDYRSCKPSSKEQIRWECNKPSALHGPERFSEKFQRFTPFSLGKEFKEGHSYYYISQPIHHHGEACLKLKVTVTGKGTQAPPVPAATQKGRIQADDAAAHVLRSVGQNSAMRGSSPITFISILLPLLVPQGL; encoded by the exons ATGGAGCGGCTCGGGGTGTCCCTGGCCCTGTTGGGGCTCGCGTGCTGCTGGGGGGCGGGGGCCGAACGCCACACCGTCTTCTGGAACAGCTCCAACCCCCG GTTCCTCCAGAACGATTACACGGTGGAGCTGCGCCTCAACGATTACTTGGACATCATCTGCCCACACTATGAGGAGGGGAGCGCGGACCCCCGCGCCATGGAGCGTTACACCCTCTACCTGGTGGAGCTCGAGGACTATCGGAGCTGTAAACCCAGCTCCAAGGAGCAGATCCGCTGGGAATGCAACAAACCCAGCGCCCTACACGGCCCCGAGAGGTTCTCCGAGAAGTTCCAGCGCTTCACCCCCTTCTCCTTGGGCAAAGAGTTCAAGGAAGGGCACAGCTACTACTACATCT CTCAGCCCATCCACCACCACGGTGAAGCGTGCCTGAAGCTGAAGGTGACGGTGACGGGCAAAGGCA cTCAAGCACCGCCTGTCCCTGCAGCCACCCAGAAAGGGAGGATCCAGGCAG aCGATGCGGCCGCGCACGTGCTGAGGAGTGTGGGGCAGAACTCGGCGATGAGGGGCAGCAGCCCCATCACCTTCAtcagcatcctcctgcccctcctggTGCCGCAGGGGCTGTGA
- the SLC50A1 gene encoding sugar transporter SWEET1 isoform X2, translating into MAPVLLATSCLACTLAMFGTGLSDLRQMWATKSVENIQFLPFLTTDVNNLSWLGYGCLKDDWTLITVNAIGAALQTLYILAFLYYSPAKRPVLLQTLLLLAVLATGYSYFTLLITDAQTRLARLGLFCSVFTITMYLSPLADLAKIVRTKSTRCLSFPLTVTTFLASTSWTLYGLQLRDLYIMLSGWHRAGPHRASSVSHSRARD; encoded by the exons ATGGCCCCGGTGCTGCTCGCCACCTCCTGCCTGGCCTGCACGCTCGCCATGTTCGGCACCGGGCT ATCCGATCTGCGCCAGATGTGGGCAACCAAGAGCGTGGAGAACATCCAGTTCCTGCCCTTCCTCACCACTGATGTCAA CAACCTGAGCTGGCTCGGCTACGGCTGCTTGAAGGACGATTGGACGCTCATCACCGTCAACGCCATCGGGGCAGCCCTGCAAACCCTCTACATCCTGGCGTTCCTCTACTACAGCCCTGCCAAG CGCCCCGTGCTGCTGCAgaccctgctgctcctggccgTGCTTGCCACCGGTTACAGCTACTTCACGCTCCTCATTACCGATGCACAGACGCGCCTGGCACGCCTGGGGCTCTTCTGCAGTGTCTTCACCATCACCATGTACCTCTCACCGCTGGCCGACCTG GCCAAGATTGTCCGGACTAAGTCGACGCGCTGCTTGTCCTTCCCCCTGACCGTCACCACCTTCTTGGCCTCCACCAGCTGGACACTGTACGGCCTACAGCTCCGGGACCTCTACATCATG CTAAGCGGTTGGCACCGGGCCGGTCCCCATCGGGCGTCATCTGTGTCACACAGCAGAGCCCGTGACTAG